The Stenotrophomonas maltophilia genome includes a region encoding these proteins:
- a CDS encoding FHA domain-containing protein, whose product MQNLLVHFSQQQQPDQPLRPGVQRIVRQANGSVRLGDAGHGALLLAQFCMDDRGLWLQVGNGIRGIHVNGRPVRRMALLRAGDAVYVDGVEMVLQGEVESLLQAPAPKNDDGTDEQQRLLRGVGGLHHGRSYTLSRARLIGRGSDADIAIDDPAFAEQHARVEVHGDRVLLRDLGSADGTRVSGVAVRHCWLQAGDQVVFDGQHRFVLEVPHDPRRRPLPAEDESGEDAEQAPVLPVTPRRVRRWPWLLASALLLAAVLSLLLWFGAR is encoded by the coding sequence GTGCAGAACCTGCTTGTTCACTTCAGTCAACAACAACAGCCCGACCAGCCGCTGCGGCCCGGGGTGCAACGCATCGTGCGCCAGGCCAACGGCAGCGTGCGGCTCGGCGACGCCGGCCACGGCGCCCTGCTGCTGGCGCAGTTCTGCATGGACGATCGCGGCCTGTGGCTGCAGGTCGGCAACGGTATCCGTGGCATCCACGTGAATGGTAGGCCGGTGCGCCGCATGGCGCTGCTGCGTGCAGGCGATGCGGTCTATGTGGACGGCGTGGAGATGGTGCTGCAGGGCGAGGTCGAGAGCCTGCTGCAGGCACCCGCGCCGAAGAACGACGATGGCACCGATGAGCAGCAGCGCCTGCTGCGCGGTGTCGGCGGCCTGCATCATGGCCGCAGCTATACGCTGTCGCGGGCACGGTTGATCGGCCGCGGCAGCGACGCCGACATCGCCATCGACGATCCGGCCTTCGCCGAACAGCACGCCCGCGTGGAAGTGCACGGTGATCGTGTGCTGCTGCGCGACCTCGGCAGTGCCGACGGCACCCGGGTCAGCGGCGTAGCCGTGCGCCACTGCTGGCTGCAGGCCGGCGACCAGGTGGTGTTCGATGGCCAGCATCGTTTTGTGCTGGAAGTGCCGCATGATCCACGTCGGCGGCCGTTGCCGGCCGAGGACGAGTCCGGCGAGGACGCGGAACAGGCGCCGGTGCTGCCGGTGACGCCGCGCAGGGTCCGGCGCTGGCCGTGGCTGCTGGCCAGCGCCTTGTTGCTGGCGGCAGTGCTCAGCCTGCTGCTCTGGTTCGGCGCGCGCTGA
- a CDS encoding polyhydroxyalkanoic acid system family protein → MSTIDVRHAHALPDAQARAAIEQVAAKLSERFGLKSSWAADVLNFSGSGVDGAIELQPGAVRVTAKLGFLLSAMKGMVEGEIQRVLKEKLG, encoded by the coding sequence ATGTCCACCATCGATGTCCGCCACGCCCACGCCCTGCCCGACGCACAGGCACGCGCCGCGATCGAACAGGTCGCCGCCAAGCTGTCCGAGCGCTTCGGCCTGAAGTCGTCCTGGGCCGCCGACGTGCTGAACTTCTCTGGCAGCGGCGTGGACGGTGCGATCGAACTGCAGCCGGGCGCCGTGCGCGTGACCGCCAAGCTGGGCTTCCTGCTGTCGGCGATGAAGGGCATGGTCGAGGGCGAGATCCAGCGCGTCCTGAAGGAAAAGCTGGGCTGA
- a CDS encoding phasin family protein, giving the protein MNQYENDDRRNDDASFGDQAERFSRKLSDSAQQVWLAGLGALGRAQAEGSRFFDGLVKEGEAWEARRRERHGEQGPGWRDNVESSLDEAREKASGTWNKVEKAFDDQVQGVLKRLHVPTADEVTALEARIDALHARLAKLENRAASGADAPAPGSHQSPGSVP; this is encoded by the coding sequence ATGAACCAGTACGAAAACGATGACCGCCGCAACGACGACGCCTCGTTCGGTGACCAGGCCGAGCGCTTCTCGCGCAAGCTGAGTGACTCGGCGCAGCAGGTCTGGCTGGCCGGCCTGGGCGCTCTTGGCCGTGCACAGGCCGAAGGCAGCCGCTTCTTCGACGGCCTGGTGAAGGAAGGCGAAGCCTGGGAGGCCCGCCGCCGTGAACGCCACGGCGAACAGGGTCCGGGCTGGCGCGACAACGTGGAATCCTCGCTGGATGAGGCCCGCGAGAAGGCCTCTGGCACCTGGAACAAGGTCGAAAAGGCCTTCGATGACCAGGTGCAGGGCGTGCTCAAGCGCCTGCATGTCCCAACTGCGGACGAGGTGACCGCGCTGGAAGCCCGTATCGACGCCCTGCACGCGCGGCTGGCCAAGCTGGAAAACCGTGCGGCCTCGGGCGCCGATGCTCCCGCCCCGGGCAGCCATCAGTCGCCAGGCAGCGTGCCCTGA
- a CDS encoding restriction endonuclease, which translates to MLPWILALLSALLTCSLAVVYLWWIKRRQKEMQLGLQALAGMHWREFSVLVKRMLREQRGLRELNDPAEESREPSSDFLLSDGPNQWLVSCKHGLAYRIGTAAVNELGAAARLAGAKGGVLLTEGRMERDGRSAAEKQAVEVLDGPRLWPLLQPYLPAEIETRVRASARHEALRRIAIAALGAVTLGLLVGLSLQGLHVQDTPPVAEVADTPAPVAPAVEAAPEPAPAPATTPPAAAPAPAAPSADARSNPNPDAATLERFQADLSRALAGKPGIASGVWLTRQTLAINRTGELDAVWPQVCEEVLHYPALRNVRIQLNARPGVDEPVRWRQCATY; encoded by the coding sequence ATGCTCCCTTGGATCCTGGCCCTGCTGTCGGCCCTGCTTACCTGTTCCCTGGCTGTTGTCTATCTGTGGTGGATCAAGCGGCGGCAGAAGGAGATGCAACTCGGCCTGCAAGCGCTGGCCGGCATGCACTGGCGCGAGTTCTCGGTACTGGTCAAGCGCATGCTGCGCGAACAGCGCGGCCTGCGTGAACTGAATGACCCGGCGGAGGAGTCCCGCGAGCCAAGCAGCGACTTCCTGCTCAGCGACGGCCCCAACCAGTGGCTGGTGTCCTGCAAGCATGGCCTTGCCTACCGTATCGGCACCGCCGCAGTGAACGAGCTGGGGGCTGCTGCGCGCCTGGCCGGCGCCAAGGGCGGCGTGCTGCTGACCGAAGGCCGGATGGAACGCGACGGGCGCAGCGCTGCCGAGAAGCAGGCGGTCGAGGTGCTGGACGGTCCACGCCTGTGGCCGCTGCTGCAGCCCTACCTGCCGGCGGAAATCGAAACCCGTGTGCGTGCCAGCGCCCGCCATGAAGCCCTGCGCCGGATCGCCATTGCCGCGCTCGGCGCGGTCACGCTGGGCCTGCTGGTGGGATTGAGCCTGCAAGGCTTGCATGTGCAGGACACCCCGCCTGTTGCCGAGGTGGCGGACACCCCCGCGCCGGTTGCACCTGCGGTTGAAGCGGCGCCCGAACCGGCGCCGGCCCCCGCCACCACGCCGCCGGCCGCTGCGCCTGCACCGGCCGCGCCCTCAGCCGACGCGCGCAGCAACCCCAACCCGGATGCCGCCACGCTGGAGCGCTTCCAGGCCGATCTGTCCCGCGCCTTGGCCGGCAAGCCCGGTATCGCCAGCGGGGTCTGGCTGACCCGGCAGACGCTGGCGATCAACCGCACGGGCGAGCTGGACGCGGTCTGGCCGCAGGTCTGCGAGGAAGTGCTGCACTACCCCGCCCTGCGCAACGTGCGCATCCAGCTCAACGCCCGCCCCGGCGTGGATGAGCCGGTGCGCTGGCGGCAGTGCGCCACGTACTGA
- a CDS encoding type II toxin-antitoxin system HicB family antitoxin: MRYPVLIEAGDERTAWGVVVPDLPGCFSAADTLDDALSAAEEAALAWIDAALDEGRSIPTPSAPQKIAAEASKDIRWILAYICIDPALLDDTIERVNISLPRRILARLDAQARAAGESRSSYIAHLAALG; the protein is encoded by the coding sequence ATGCGATATCCAGTCCTGATCGAGGCAGGCGATGAGCGCACCGCGTGGGGTGTGGTCGTTCCAGATCTGCCGGGGTGCTTCTCGGCGGCCGACACGCTTGATGATGCGCTCAGCGCTGCCGAGGAAGCTGCACTCGCCTGGATTGATGCGGCCCTGGATGAGGGGCGCTCGATTCCGACACCTTCCGCGCCACAGAAGATCGCCGCCGAGGCATCCAAGGACATCCGTTGGATTCTTGCGTACATCTGCATTGATCCGGCTCTGCTGGACGATACCATCGAGCGGGTCAATATCAGCCTGCCACGCCGGATCCTGGCGAGGCTGGATGCGCAGGCCAGAGCGGCGGGTGAATCGCGCTCCAGTTACATCGCCCATCTCGCGGCATTGGGCTGA
- a CDS encoding type II toxin-antitoxin system HicA family toxin, whose translation MKSRDLIRDLEAACWICRRIRGSHHVFVHPQHPHIITVPHPRKDLGKGWCRRCGSSQD comes from the coding sequence ATGAAGAGCAGGGACCTCATCCGGGATCTGGAAGCGGCATGTTGGATCTGTCGTCGGATCCGCGGATCCCATCATGTATTCGTGCACCCGCAGCACCCTCACATCATCACCGTTCCTCACCCAAGGAAGGATCTGGGGAAGGGCTGGTGCAGGCGTTGCGGAAGCTCGCAGGACTGA
- the hutC gene encoding histidine utilization repressor encodes MKASKSATLNQRIRSDLESRILSGEWAPGFRIPYEHELMEQYGCSRMTVNKVLTALAESGMIERRRRAGSFVARQPPHLEQVALEIPDIAMEVGSRGHQYTYRLLQRDLRLADAGNAGEVELAGQENLLAMRCLHLADGRPLALEHRLISPVGVPEVLEVDFSTTAPGSWLLQNVSWTRAQHRISAWGADTATAKLLDVKPGTACLVIERLTWRGEQPITRVRQVFLGDAWDLVARFAPGAR; translated from the coding sequence GTGAAGGCCAGCAAGTCCGCCACGCTCAACCAGCGTATCCGCAGCGATCTGGAAAGCCGCATCCTCAGTGGAGAGTGGGCGCCGGGCTTCCGGATTCCGTACGAACACGAGCTGATGGAGCAGTACGGCTGCTCGCGGATGACGGTGAACAAGGTGCTGACCGCGTTGGCCGAGAGCGGCATGATCGAGCGTCGCCGCCGTGCCGGTTCGTTCGTGGCGCGGCAACCCCCGCACCTGGAGCAGGTGGCGCTGGAGATCCCCGATATCGCGATGGAGGTTGGCTCGCGCGGCCACCAGTACACCTATCGCCTGCTGCAGCGCGACCTGCGCCTTGCCGATGCCGGCAATGCCGGTGAAGTCGAGCTGGCCGGACAGGAAAACCTGCTGGCGATGCGCTGCCTGCATCTGGCCGATGGTCGCCCGCTGGCGCTGGAGCATCGCCTGATCAGCCCGGTGGGCGTGCCTGAGGTACTGGAAGTCGACTTCAGCACTACCGCGCCGGGCAGCTGGCTGCTGCAGAACGTGTCGTGGACCCGTGCCCAGCACCGCATCAGTGCCTGGGGGGCAGATACCGCCACCGCCAAGCTGCTGGACGTGAAGCCCGGTACCGCCTGCCTGGTGATCGAACGCCTGACCTGGCGTGGCGAACAGCCGATCACCCGCGTGCGCCAGGTGTTCCTGGGGGATGCCTGGGACCTGGTGGCGCGCTTCGCGCCGGGCGCGCGATAG
- a CDS encoding formimidoylglutamate deiminase, giving the protein MSDSRSPHCFHAAHALLAEGWARDVRLQMQDGRITAIHMGQGAQHGDTCVGILVPGLPNLHSHAFQRGMAGLTEIGGGDGDSFWSWRELMYRFLAHLRPDAVQAIAAQAYMEMLESGFTRVGEFHYLHHDADGRAYANRAEMSARIAAAADQTGIGLTLLPVFYAHADFGGAPPNPAQRRLIHDVDGFAQLLDAAKPALAALPDAVLGIAPHSLRAVTGEELSALLPLTDGPVHIHIAEQVREVEACLAWSGQRPVQWLYDHAPVDARWCLVHATHITDDERAAIVASQAVAGLCPITEANLGDGLFPMQAFAREGGRFGVGSDSNVLIDAAEELRLLEYGQRLTLRGRNVLAPDATRSTGRFLFEGALHGGAQALGVAAGLQVGASADLVELDAGHPALQARQDDAWLDSWVFAARNGALRSVWRHGRQCVAEGRHLQREAITTTFTAALRGVLG; this is encoded by the coding sequence ATGTCCGATTCGCGTTCCCCACACTGTTTCCATGCCGCCCACGCCCTGCTGGCCGAGGGCTGGGCCCGCGATGTCCGCCTGCAGATGCAGGACGGCCGCATCACGGCGATCCACATGGGGCAGGGCGCCCAGCACGGCGACACCTGCGTCGGCATCCTGGTGCCGGGCCTGCCCAACCTGCACAGCCACGCCTTCCAGCGCGGCATGGCCGGGCTGACCGAGATCGGCGGCGGTGACGGTGACAGCTTCTGGAGCTGGCGTGAGCTGATGTACCGCTTCCTGGCCCATCTGCGCCCGGACGCAGTGCAGGCCATCGCCGCCCAGGCCTACATGGAAATGCTGGAAAGCGGCTTCACCCGCGTCGGCGAATTCCATTACCTGCACCACGACGCCGATGGTCGCGCCTATGCCAACCGCGCCGAGATGAGTGCACGGATTGCTGCCGCCGCCGATCAGACCGGTATCGGCCTGACCCTGCTGCCGGTGTTCTATGCGCACGCCGATTTCGGTGGCGCGCCGCCGAATCCGGCGCAGCGTCGCCTGATCCACGATGTGGACGGTTTCGCGCAGCTGCTGGACGCCGCCAAGCCGGCACTGGCCGCGCTGCCGGATGCGGTGCTCGGCATCGCGCCGCACAGCCTGCGTGCAGTCACCGGCGAGGAATTGAGTGCGTTGCTGCCGCTGACCGACGGCCCGGTGCACATCCATATCGCCGAGCAGGTGCGTGAAGTCGAGGCCTGCCTGGCCTGGAGCGGCCAGCGTCCGGTGCAGTGGCTGTACGACCATGCACCGGTGGATGCGCGCTGGTGCCTGGTGCACGCCACCCACATCACCGACGATGAGCGCGCCGCCATCGTGGCCAGCCAGGCCGTGGCCGGCCTGTGCCCGATCACCGAAGCCAATCTGGGCGACGGCCTGTTCCCGATGCAGGCGTTCGCGCGCGAGGGCGGGCGCTTCGGTGTCGGCTCCGATTCCAATGTGCTGATCGATGCGGCCGAAGAACTGCGCCTGCTCGAATACGGCCAGCGCCTGACCCTGCGTGGGCGCAACGTACTGGCCCCGGATGCCACCCGCAGCACCGGCCGCTTCCTGTTCGAAGGCGCACTGCACGGTGGTGCACAGGCGCTGGGCGTGGCCGCTGGCCTGCAGGTGGGCGCCAGTGCCGACCTGGTCGAACTGGATGCCGGGCACCCGGCGCTGCAGGCGCGACAGGATGACGCATGGCTTGACAGCTGGGTGTTCGCCGCACGTAATGGCGCGCTGCGATCGGTCTGGCGCCATGGCCGCCAATGCGTGGCCGAGGGCCGCCACCTGCAGCGCGAGGCGATCACCACCACCTTTACCGCCGCCCTGCGTGGCGTGCTGGGCTGA
- the hutI gene encoding imidazolonepropionase encodes MHVDTLWSNVHLMTLDGEGLGVIRDGVLACAGGRIVHVGPAGSDAHLQPTTRIDGEGRWISPGLIDCHTHLVYAGNRANEFEQRLQGVSYAEIARAGGGIVSTVRATRAATPEQLASESRPRLLAMRAEGVTTIEIKSGYGLTLPDERKQLQVARALGEECRVNVVTTFLGAHAIPPGREAQEYTGEVCNVMIPAIAAEGLAEAVDVFCENIAFSPAQARQVFEAARANGLAVKIHAEQLSNQHGAELAASFGALSADHIEHLDDAGIAAMAAAGTVAVLLPGAFYFTRDTTLPPIAALRAAAVPLALATDSNPGTSPLTSPLLAMNMGATLFRLTVDECIAGFTREAARALGRSDRIGRLAVGLDCDLAIWDIDAPADLVYRIGFNPLHARVVRGQPDLPASWSNT; translated from the coding sequence ATGCACGTCGATACCCTCTGGTCCAATGTCCACCTGATGACCCTCGATGGCGAGGGGCTGGGTGTCATCCGCGATGGCGTACTGGCCTGCGCTGGCGGCCGCATCGTCCATGTCGGCCCGGCCGGCAGCGACGCCCACCTGCAGCCGACCACCCGCATCGATGGCGAAGGCCGCTGGATCTCGCCCGGCCTGATCGACTGCCACACCCACCTGGTCTACGCCGGCAACCGCGCCAACGAATTCGAGCAGCGCCTGCAGGGCGTCAGTTATGCCGAGATCGCCCGTGCCGGCGGCGGCATCGTCTCCACCGTGCGCGCCACCCGTGCTGCCACCCCGGAACAGCTGGCCAGCGAAAGCCGGCCGCGCCTGCTGGCGATGCGTGCCGAAGGCGTGACCACGATCGAGATCAAGTCCGGCTACGGCCTGACCCTGCCCGACGAACGCAAGCAGCTGCAGGTAGCGCGTGCGCTGGGCGAGGAGTGCCGGGTCAACGTGGTGACCACATTCCTCGGCGCACACGCGATTCCGCCAGGCCGCGAGGCGCAGGAATACACCGGCGAGGTGTGCAACGTGATGATTCCGGCCATCGCCGCCGAAGGCCTGGCCGAAGCGGTGGACGTATTCTGCGAGAACATCGCCTTCTCGCCGGCGCAGGCGCGGCAGGTCTTCGAAGCGGCGCGCGCCAACGGGCTGGCGGTGAAGATTCATGCCGAGCAGCTGAGCAACCAGCATGGCGCCGAACTGGCCGCCAGCTTCGGTGCCCTCTCGGCCGACCATATCGAACATCTGGACGATGCCGGCATCGCCGCGATGGCCGCCGCCGGCACCGTCGCCGTGCTGTTGCCTGGCGCCTTCTATTTCACCCGCGATACCACCCTGCCGCCGATCGCTGCGCTGCGTGCGGCCGCCGTGCCGCTGGCGCTGGCCACCGACAGCAATCCGGGCACTTCGCCGCTGACCAGCCCGCTGCTGGCGATGAACATGGGCGCCACCCTGTTCCGCCTGACCGTGGATGAGTGCATCGCCGGCTTCACCCGTGAAGCGGCGCGCGCGCTCGGACGCAGCGACCGCATCGGCCGCCTCGCCGTGGGCCTGGACTGCGACCTGGCGATCTGGGACATCGATGCCCCCGCCGACCTGGTCTATCGCATTGGATTCAACCCGCTGCACGCGCGCGTGGTGCGCGGACAGCCCGACCTGCCTGCCTCCTGGAGCAACACATGA
- the hutH gene encoding histidine ammonia-lyase, translating to MSNTLVLRPGHVTLAQWRQVYRGAPLALDPAALPVVRASAAAVAAIVAKGAPVYGINTGFGKLASVRIEREDLATLQRNIVLSHAAGVGEPMPASVVRLMMALKLVSLAQGASGIREETLLLLEAMLVKGVLPVVPAQGSVGASGDLAPLSHLASVMLGVGEAFIGDERLPAADALARAGLQPIELGAKEGLALLNGTQFSTAYALAGLFEIETVFQAALVTGALSVEAAKGSDTPFDPRIHAIRGQRGQIATAATLRALMQGSDIRESHRDNDVRVQDPYCLRCQPQVMGAALDILRQAATTLEIEANGVSDNPLVFTDTGEALSGGNFHAEPVAFAADMLAMAVCEIGSISERRLAMLVDPALSGLPAFLTPRPGLNSGFMIPQVTAAALVSENKQRAYPASVDSIPTSANQEDHVSMAAHGARRLMQMAENAANVIGIELLAAAQGCDFHAPLRSSAALETVRATLRAQVPTLEEDRYFHPDMVTATNLVRSGALAQGLGDLLPTVEPQA from the coding sequence ATGAGCAACACCCTGGTTCTTCGCCCCGGCCATGTCACTCTTGCCCAGTGGCGGCAGGTCTATCGCGGTGCGCCGCTTGCACTGGACCCGGCCGCGCTGCCGGTGGTGCGCGCCAGTGCTGCGGCGGTGGCCGCCATCGTCGCCAAGGGCGCGCCGGTGTATGGCATCAACACCGGTTTCGGCAAGCTGGCCAGCGTGCGCATCGAGCGCGAAGATCTGGCCACCCTGCAGCGGAACATCGTGCTCTCGCATGCCGCCGGCGTGGGCGAGCCGATGCCGGCCAGCGTGGTGCGCCTGATGATGGCGCTTAAGCTGGTCAGCCTGGCGCAGGGTGCGTCAGGCATTCGCGAGGAGACCCTGCTGCTGCTGGAAGCGATGCTGGTCAAGGGCGTGCTGCCGGTGGTGCCCGCACAGGGTTCGGTGGGTGCCTCGGGCGATCTGGCGCCGCTCTCGCACCTGGCCAGCGTGATGCTGGGCGTTGGCGAAGCCTTCATCGGTGACGAGCGCCTACCGGCAGCCGACGCACTGGCACGTGCCGGCCTGCAGCCGATCGAACTGGGCGCGAAGGAAGGCCTGGCGCTGCTCAACGGCACCCAGTTCTCCACCGCCTATGCGCTGGCGGGCCTGTTCGAGATCGAGACCGTGTTCCAGGCCGCACTGGTCACCGGCGCGCTGTCGGTGGAAGCTGCCAAGGGTTCCGACACGCCCTTCGACCCGCGCATACACGCGATCCGCGGCCAGCGCGGGCAGATCGCCACCGCCGCCACCCTGCGCGCGCTGATGCAGGGCTCGGACATCCGCGAGTCGCATCGCGACAACGACGTGCGCGTGCAGGACCCGTACTGCCTGCGCTGCCAGCCGCAGGTGATGGGCGCGGCGCTGGACATCCTGCGCCAGGCCGCGACCACGCTGGAAATTGAAGCCAACGGCGTGTCCGACAATCCGCTGGTGTTCACCGACACCGGCGAAGCGCTGTCCGGTGGCAACTTCCACGCCGAGCCGGTGGCCTTCGCCGCCGACATGCTGGCGATGGCGGTGTGCGAGATCGGTTCGATCAGCGAGCGCCGCCTGGCGATGCTGGTGGACCCGGCCCTGTCCGGCCTGCCGGCGTTCCTAACCCCGCGCCCGGGCCTGAATTCCGGCTTCATGATTCCGCAGGTGACCGCCGCCGCGCTGGTCTCGGAAAACAAGCAGCGCGCCTACCCGGCCAGCGTTGATTCGATTCCGACCTCGGCCAACCAGGAAGACCATGTGTCGATGGCCGCGCATGGCGCGCGCCGGCTGATGCAGATGGCCGAGAACGCCGCCAACGTGATCGGCATCGAGCTGCTGGCCGCCGCGCAGGGCTGTGATTTCCATGCGCCGCTGCGCTCCAGCGCCGCGCTGGAAACGGTGCGCGCCACCCTGCGTGCGCAGGTGCCGACGCTGGAAGAAGACCGCTATTTCCACCCCGACATGGTGACCGCCACGAATCTTGTGCGCAGTGGCGCGCTGGCGCAGGGCCTGGGCGATCTGTTGCCGACTGTGGAACCGCAGGCATGA
- the hutG gene encoding N-formylglutamate deformylase, which produces MTTLPEWLTVHEGDAPLIVSFPHTGSELPHDLIGDYHSPWLARRDADWWVHELYDFVRGMGATTVRSAISRSVIDLNRDPSGVSLYPGQNTTGLCPLTTFDNQPLYHAGREPDEAEIARRRDTYFLPYHDALASQITRLRARHGTVVVYDAHSIRSHIPHLFEGELPQFNLGTAGPSGAPDTSCDNALSDVVENLLKISGMSQVRNGRFKGGWITRHYSNIAGGVHSLQMELACRGYMHEPLPDQVDEHSWPTPLDPDLAAPLRHTLAQVLNACLDFATNRSAA; this is translated from the coding sequence ATGACGACCCTTCCTGAATGGTTGACGGTGCACGAGGGCGATGCCCCCCTCATCGTCAGCTTCCCGCATACCGGCAGCGAGCTGCCGCACGACCTGATCGGCGACTACCACTCGCCGTGGCTGGCCCGCCGCGATGCCGACTGGTGGGTGCACGAGCTGTACGACTTCGTGCGCGGCATGGGCGCGACCACGGTGCGCTCGGCGATCTCGCGTTCGGTGATCGACCTCAACCGCGATCCCAGCGGCGTGTCGCTGTACCCGGGCCAGAACACCACCGGCCTGTGTCCGCTGACCACCTTCGACAACCAGCCGCTGTACCACGCCGGGCGCGAACCGGACGAAGCAGAAATCGCCCGTCGTCGCGACACGTATTTCCTGCCTTACCACGATGCGCTGGCTTCGCAGATCACGCGCCTGCGTGCACGCCACGGCACCGTGGTGGTGTACGACGCGCACTCGATCCGCTCGCATATCCCGCACCTGTTCGAGGGCGAACTGCCGCAGTTCAACCTGGGGACTGCCGGTCCGTCCGGCGCACCGGACACCTCCTGCGACAACGCCCTGAGCGACGTGGTGGAAAACCTGCTGAAGATCAGCGGCATGAGCCAGGTGCGCAACGGCCGCTTCAAGGGCGGCTGGATCACCCGCCACTACAGCAACATCGCCGGCGGCGTGCACAGCCTGCAGATGGAACTGGCCTGCCGCGGCTACATGCACGAACCCCTGCCGGACCAGGTGGACGAACACAGCTGGCCCACCCCGCTCGACCCCGACCTCGCCGCACCACTGCGCCACACCCTGGCGCAGGTGCTCAACGCCTGCCTTGATTTCGCTACGAACCGGAGCGCCGCATGA
- the hutU gene encoding urocanate hydratase, with protein sequence MTRNDPSRTIAAPTGTTLNAKSWLTEAPLRMLMNNLHPDVAERPQELVVYGGIGRAARDWESFDAIVETLKRLDDDQTLLVQSGKPVGVFRTHADAPRVLIANSNLVPRWANWDHFNELDKKGLAMYGQMTAGSWIYIGAQGIVQGTYETFVEMGRQHFGGDLTGKWLFTGGLGGMGGAQPLAAVMAGASCLAVECRKSSIDMRLRTGYLDTWTDNLDEALRLIDESCKAGTPKSVGLLGNVADVLAELLKRGVKPDLLTDQTSAHDPVNGYLPQGWTVEQWDEKRVSAPKEVEKAARASMANHIRAMLGFHALGVPTVDYGNNLRQMALEEGVANAFDFPGFVPAYIRPLFCRGIGPFRWAALSGDPEDIAKTDAKVKELIPDNPHLHRWLDMAAEKIKFQGLPARICWVGLGDRDRLGLAFNEMVANGELKAPVVIGRDHLDSGSVASPNRETEAMADGSDAVSDWPLLNALLNTASGATWVSLHHGGGVGMGFSQHAGMVIVCDGTEAAAKRIGRVLWNDPATGVMRHADAGYDIAIDCAKEKGLDLPGILG encoded by the coding sequence ATGACCCGCAACGACCCGTCCCGCACCATCGCCGCGCCGACCGGCACCACGCTGAACGCCAAGAGCTGGCTGACCGAAGCACCGCTGCGCATGCTGATGAACAACCTGCACCCGGACGTGGCCGAGCGCCCGCAGGAACTGGTGGTGTATGGCGGCATCGGCCGCGCCGCACGCGACTGGGAAAGCTTCGACGCCATCGTCGAAACGCTCAAGCGCCTGGACGATGACCAGACCCTGCTGGTGCAGTCCGGCAAGCCGGTGGGCGTGTTCCGCACCCACGCCGATGCACCGCGCGTGCTGATCGCCAATTCCAACCTGGTGCCGCGCTGGGCCAACTGGGACCACTTCAACGAGCTGGATAAGAAGGGCCTGGCCATGTACGGCCAGATGACCGCCGGCAGCTGGATCTACATTGGTGCGCAGGGCATCGTGCAGGGCACCTACGAGACCTTCGTGGAAATGGGGCGCCAGCATTTCGGCGGCGACCTGACCGGGAAGTGGCTGTTCACCGGTGGCCTCGGCGGCATGGGTGGTGCACAGCCGCTGGCTGCCGTGATGGCCGGCGCCTCCTGCCTGGCCGTCGAGTGCCGCAAGAGCAGCATCGACATGCGCCTGCGCACCGGCTACCTGGATACCTGGACCGACAACCTGGACGAAGCGCTGCGCCTGATCGATGAATCGTGCAAGGCCGGTACGCCGAAATCGGTGGGCCTGCTCGGCAACGTTGCCGACGTGCTGGCCGAACTGCTCAAGCGCGGCGTGAAGCCGGACCTGCTGACCGACCAGACCTCCGCGCACGACCCGGTGAACGGCTACCTGCCGCAGGGCTGGACGGTCGAGCAGTGGGACGAGAAGCGCGTTTCCGCCCCCAAGGAAGTGGAGAAGGCCGCGCGCGCATCGATGGCCAACCACATCCGCGCCATGCTCGGCTTCCACGCGCTGGGCGTGCCGACCGTGGACTACGGCAACAACCTGCGGCAGATGGCGCTGGAAGAAGGTGTGGCCAATGCCTTCGATTTCCCGGGTTTCGTGCCGGCCTACATCCGCCCGTTGTTCTGCCGCGGCATCGGCCCGTTCCGTTGGGCGGCACTGAGTGGCGACCCGGAAGACATCGCCAAGACCGATGCCAAGGTGAAGGAACTGATTCCGGACAACCCGCACCTGCACCGCTGGCTGGACATGGCCGCCGAGAAGATCAAGTTCCAGGGCCTGCCGGCGCGCATCTGCTGGGTCGGCCTGGGTGATCGTGATCGACTTGGCCTGGCGTTCAACGAGATGGTCGCCAACGGCGAACTGAAGGCGCCGGTGGTGATCGGTCGCGACCACCTGGACAGTGGCAGCGTCGCCTCGCCGAACCGCGAAACCGAAGCGATGGCCGACGGCTCCGACGCGGTGTCCGACTGGCCGCTGCTGAACGCCCTGCTCAACACCGCCAGCGGCGCGACCTGGGTGTCGCTGCATCACGGTGGTGGCGTCGGCATGGGCTTCTCGCAGCACGCCGGCATGGTGATCGTCTGCGACGGTACCGAGGCGGCGGCCAAGCGGATTGGCCGCGTGCTGTGGAACGACCCGGCCACCGGCGTGATGCGCCATGCCGATGCGGGGTATGACATCGCGATCGACTGCGCGAAGGAAAAGGGACTGGATCTGCCGGGCATCCTCGGCTGA